From Luteolibacter arcticus, one genomic window encodes:
- a CDS encoding efflux transporter outer membrane subunit: MKTSRLLLLSAAFLTSCSFEPALDKPGVEVVPVSFSGNGAGSASATLDWRSFFTDPRLKKLVGIALENNRDLRVATLNVEQARAQYGISRSALFPSVDLSATGSRRRTPGSTVSGGTAVESRNYDVSVGVTAYELDLFGRVRSLNHAALQDYFASDAARLGAQISLVSEVAARYLNERALLEEIALSEQTLASVSKTYDLTRQRLEAGDVSELDARSVEIQVKTAEANLAAYRQQLAETHNALAFLLGTSLPSNLPEGRSLDQALVSDLHAGVPSNLLTRRPDILEAEHQLRAANANIGAARAAFFPRITLTGAAGTASGSLGDLFQSGSSAWAFAPQISVPIFDGGYNKANLEVAEVRKQIGIAQYEKSIQNAFREVSDGLAARSGLNGQVAAYEGLVAAQQKRFDLADARYQQGVDSYFEVLDAHQDLYAARQILIRLRLARLTNAVGLYKALGGGW; the protein is encoded by the coding sequence ATGAAAACTTCCCGTCTTCTGCTGCTCTCCGCAGCGTTCCTCACCTCCTGCTCATTCGAACCCGCGCTGGACAAGCCGGGCGTCGAGGTCGTGCCTGTCAGTTTCTCCGGCAACGGCGCTGGCAGCGCTTCCGCCACGCTCGACTGGCGCTCGTTCTTCACCGATCCGCGCTTGAAGAAGCTCGTCGGCATCGCGCTCGAGAACAACCGCGACCTGCGCGTGGCCACGCTCAATGTCGAGCAGGCCCGTGCTCAGTACGGCATCTCTCGTAGTGCGCTCTTTCCATCCGTCGATTTGTCCGCCACCGGCTCACGACGGCGGACACCGGGCTCGACCGTCTCCGGGGGGACGGCGGTCGAGTCCCGGAACTACGACGTCTCAGTGGGAGTCACGGCCTACGAACTCGATCTCTTCGGCCGCGTTCGCAGCCTGAACCACGCCGCCCTTCAAGATTACTTCGCCAGCGATGCCGCACGGCTCGGCGCGCAGATCTCGCTCGTCTCCGAAGTCGCCGCGCGCTACCTGAATGAACGCGCGCTGTTAGAAGAGATCGCACTTTCCGAACAAACGCTCGCGTCGGTGAGCAAGACCTACGACCTGACCCGGCAACGTCTCGAAGCGGGCGACGTGTCCGAGCTGGATGCCCGCTCAGTGGAGATCCAGGTGAAGACCGCCGAGGCGAACCTCGCGGCGTATCGCCAGCAGCTTGCGGAGACGCACAACGCGCTCGCCTTCCTGCTTGGCACTTCGTTGCCCTCGAATCTTCCTGAAGGCCGTAGCTTGGACCAAGCACTCGTCTCCGACCTGCATGCCGGTGTTCCTTCGAACCTGCTGACACGCCGTCCCGACATCCTTGAAGCGGAGCACCAGCTCCGCGCAGCGAACGCGAACATCGGCGCGGCCCGTGCGGCCTTCTTCCCACGCATCACGCTGACCGGCGCGGCTGGCACGGCGAGCGGGAGCCTCGGCGACTTGTTCCAAAGTGGCAGTTCCGCGTGGGCGTTCGCGCCACAGATCAGCGTGCCGATTTTCGACGGCGGCTACAACAAGGCGAACCTCGAAGTGGCCGAGGTCCGGAAGCAGATCGGCATCGCGCAGTATGAGAAGTCGATCCAGAACGCTTTCCGCGAAGTGTCGGATGGCCTTGCCGCACGCTCCGGCCTCAACGGCCAGGTCGCCGCCTACGAAGGTCTCGTGGCTGCCCAGCAGAAGCGCTTCGACCTCGCCGATGCGCGTTACCAGCAGGGCGTGGACAGCTATTTCGAGGTGCTCGATGCCCACCAGGATCTCTACGCGGCGCGCCAGATCCTCATCCGGCTCCGCCTCGCCCGCCTCACCAATGCGGTCGGCCTTTACAAGGCGCTCGGTGGGGGTTGGTGA